A genome region from Glycine max cultivar Williams 82 chromosome 5, Glycine_max_v4.0, whole genome shotgun sequence includes the following:
- the LOC100818945 gene encoding glutaredoxin-C9 encodes MEVVASEAATSMINPYEVLHRLTSCNAVVVFSSSECCMSTVAKRLLFSLGVGPTVVELDRHATGPAIHALLFQLAAGTHHQPLPAVFVGGKFLGGVQTLMAAHINGTLVPLLKQAGALWL; translated from the coding sequence ATGGAGGTAGTAGCATCAGAAGCAGCAACATCGATGATCAACCCTTATGAGGTGTTGCACCGCCTGACGTCGTGCAACGCCGTGGTGGTGTTCAGCTCCAGCGAGTGCTGCATGTCCACGGTGGCCAAGCGCCTTCTCTTCAGCCTCGGGGTGGGTCCCACGGTGGTGGAGCTCGATCGCCACGCCACCGGCCCCGCCATCCACGCACTCCTCTTCCAGCTCGCCGCCGGCACCCACCACCAGCCCCTCCCCGCCGTCTTCGTCGGCGGAAAGTTCCTCGGCGGCGTCCAGACCCTCATGGCTGCCCACATCAACGGCACTCTCGTTCCTCTCCTCAAGCAAGCCGGAGCCCTGTGGCTTTAA